A genomic window from Halorubrum trapanicum includes:
- a CDS encoding YhbY family RNA-binding protein, producing MSDQELRKEAHDLDVTVWVGKKGVDAVVDETSDQLDDAKLVKVKFLRAARGGTTTDELAEELADAVGADLIETRGNTAVLH from the coding sequence ATGAGCGACCAGGAACTGCGGAAGGAGGCGCACGACCTCGACGTCACCGTCTGGGTCGGGAAGAAGGGCGTCGACGCGGTCGTCGACGAAACGTCCGACCAGCTCGACGACGCCAAGCTCGTGAAGGTGAAGTTCCTCCGAGCGGCCCGCGGCGGGACCACGACCGACGAGCTCGCGGAGGAACTCGCCGACGCGGTCGGCGCCGACCTGATCGAGACCCGCGGGAACACGGCGGTGCTCCACTGA
- a CDS encoding pyridoxal phosphate-dependent aminotransferase: MSDAYDFSERIGRVEPSATLAISNLAAEKEAEGADIVDLSVGEPDFDTPANVVEAGKEALDAGHTGYTSSNGVPELKEAIAAKLRGNGVDADADEVIVTPGGKQALYETFQTLISEDDEVVLLDPAWVSYEAMAKLAGGDLSRVDLAPHGFQLEPALDELAETISDDTALLVVNSPSNPTGAVFSDAALEGVRDLAVEHDVAVISDEIYERITYGVEPTSLASLDGMADRTVTVNGFSKAYSMTGWRLGYLHATDEFVGEAGKLHSHSVSCATNFVQRAGIEALENTEESVEEMRAAFESRRDLLVDLFDEHGVDVDVGDGAFYMMIPVDSDDQAWCERAIEEASVACVPGSAFNADGYARISYAASEERLREAVDRLVANDLL, from the coding sequence AACCTCGCGGCGGAGAAGGAGGCGGAGGGCGCCGACATCGTCGACCTCTCGGTCGGCGAGCCCGACTTCGACACCCCGGCGAACGTCGTCGAGGCCGGCAAGGAGGCCCTCGACGCGGGCCACACGGGATACACCTCCTCGAACGGGGTCCCCGAGCTCAAGGAGGCCATCGCGGCGAAGCTCCGCGGGAACGGCGTCGACGCCGACGCCGACGAGGTGATCGTCACCCCCGGCGGCAAGCAGGCGCTGTACGAGACGTTCCAGACGCTGATCAGCGAGGACGACGAGGTCGTCCTGCTGGACCCGGCGTGGGTCTCCTACGAGGCGATGGCGAAGCTCGCCGGCGGCGACCTCTCTCGCGTCGACCTCGCGCCGCACGGCTTCCAGCTGGAGCCCGCGCTCGACGAGCTCGCCGAGACGATCTCCGACGACACCGCGCTCCTCGTCGTCAACTCCCCGTCGAACCCGACGGGCGCGGTGTTCTCGGATGCCGCGCTGGAGGGCGTCCGCGACCTCGCGGTCGAACACGACGTCGCCGTCATCTCCGACGAGATCTACGAGCGCATCACGTACGGCGTCGAGCCGACCTCGCTCGCGAGCCTCGACGGGATGGCCGACCGCACCGTCACGGTCAACGGCTTCTCGAAGGCGTACTCGATGACCGGCTGGCGGCTGGGCTACCTCCACGCCACCGACGAGTTCGTCGGCGAGGCGGGCAAGCTCCACTCCCACTCCGTCTCCTGCGCGACGAACTTCGTCCAGCGCGCGGGGATCGAGGCGCTCGAAAACACCGAGGAGTCGGTCGAGGAGATGCGTGCGGCGTTCGAGTCCCGCCGCGACCTCCTCGTCGACCTGTTCGACGAGCACGGCGTCGACGTCGACGTCGGCGACGGCGCCTTCTACATGATGATCCCGGTCGATTCGGACGACCAGGCGTGGTGCGAGCGCGCAATCGAGGAGGCGTCGGTCGCCTGCGTCCCCGGCAGCGCGTTCAACGCCGACGGCTACGCGCGGATCTCCTACGCCGCGAGCGAGGAGCGCCTGCGCGAGGCGGTCGACCGGCTCGTCGCGAACGACCTGCTTTGA
- a CDS encoding mechanosensitive ion channel family protein, which translates to MGASAGPLGPLAIAGTLEPYLGPATGIVVDAAIFLAVVVATYVLYKAVVAPLAQRVFDRQGLDEHARRPLQKIVAFLVLFAGVTVAFGAAGYQGFLRSLATIAAAATLAIGFALQDVIKNFVAGVFIYTDKPFRIGDWIEWNGNSGVVEDISFRVTRVRTFDNELLTVPNHALTSDVVKNPVAKKTLRLKFVFGIDYEDDVEKATDIIVEEAERSDAILEDPAPSVRLTELADSYVGLQSRIWIDDPSRADFVKARADYVKAVKRRFDEEGISIPFPQRTVSGRNEWTDPASFGGGD; encoded by the coding sequence ATGGGCGCTTCCGCGGGACCGCTCGGCCCCCTCGCGATCGCGGGGACGCTGGAGCCGTACCTCGGGCCGGCGACCGGTATCGTCGTCGACGCCGCGATCTTCCTCGCCGTCGTCGTCGCGACGTACGTCCTCTACAAGGCGGTCGTCGCCCCGCTCGCGCAGCGGGTGTTCGACAGGCAGGGGCTCGACGAACACGCGCGGCGGCCGCTCCAGAAGATCGTGGCGTTCCTCGTGTTGTTCGCGGGCGTCACGGTCGCGTTCGGCGCGGCGGGCTACCAGGGGTTCCTGCGCTCGCTGGCGACGATCGCGGCCGCGGCGACGCTCGCGATCGGCTTCGCCTTACAGGACGTGATCAAGAACTTCGTCGCGGGCGTGTTCATTTATACGGACAAGCCGTTCCGCATCGGCGACTGGATCGAGTGGAACGGGAACTCGGGGGTCGTCGAGGACATCTCTTTCCGGGTCACCCGCGTCCGCACGTTCGACAACGAGCTGCTCACGGTGCCGAACCACGCCCTGACGAGCGACGTGGTGAAGAACCCGGTCGCGAAGAAGACGCTCCGGCTGAAGTTCGTCTTCGGGATCGACTACGAGGACGACGTCGAGAAGGCGACGGACATCATCGTCGAGGAGGCCGAGAGGAGCGACGCCATCCTCGAAGACCCCGCGCCGTCGGTCCGGCTGACCGAGCTGGCCGACTCCTACGTCGGCCTCCAGTCGCGGATCTGGATCGACGACCCGTCGCGGGCCGACTTCGTGAAGGCGCGCGCCGACTACGTGAAGGCCGTCAAGCGGCGGTTCGACGAGGAGGGCATCTCGATCCCGTTCCCGCAGCGGACCGTCTCGGGGCGCAACGAGTGGACGGACCCCGCGTCGTTCGGCGGGGGCGACTGA
- the gatA gene encoding Asp-tRNA(Asn)/Glu-tRNA(Gln) amidotransferase subunit GatA produces the protein MAADLNAFVTEERIEGADDADGPLADATVAVKDNISTEGIRTTCGSEMLADYVPPYSATVVDRLTEAGATVVGKTNMDEFGMGTTTETSAFGPTRNPVDTDRVPGGSSGGSAAAVAAGEADVALGSDTGGSVRCPAAFCGVVGIKPTYGLVSRYGLIAYANSLEQIGPIAGTVEEAAAALDVIAGDDPNDGTTRDLADVEGADPDASYAAAADGDVEGMTIGVPAELFEGADERVVETVEAAIDDLEARGAETTEISLPSVEHAVQAYYVIAMAEASSNLARFDGVRYGNRAESDGNWNESFAETREEGFGAEVKRRILLGTYALSAGYHDKYYEKAQDARAWVRQDFEDAFDDVDVIASPTMPVLPFELGESLDDPLRMYLADANTTPVNLANLPAVSVPAGEADGLPVGLQLVGPKFGEETIVRAASAVEGR, from the coding sequence ATGGCGGCCGACCTCAACGCCTTCGTGACGGAGGAGCGGATCGAGGGCGCCGACGACGCCGACGGCCCCCTCGCGGACGCGACCGTCGCGGTGAAGGACAACATCTCCACCGAGGGGATCCGGACGACCTGCGGCTCGGAGATGCTGGCCGACTACGTCCCGCCCTACTCCGCGACCGTCGTCGACCGGCTGACGGAGGCGGGCGCGACCGTCGTCGGGAAGACGAACATGGACGAGTTCGGGATGGGGACGACGACGGAGACCTCCGCGTTCGGTCCCACCAGAAATCCGGTCGACACCGACCGCGTCCCGGGCGGCTCCTCCGGGGGCTCCGCGGCCGCGGTCGCGGCGGGCGAGGCCGACGTGGCGCTCGGCTCCGACACGGGCGGCTCGGTGCGCTGTCCGGCCGCGTTCTGCGGCGTCGTCGGGATCAAGCCGACCTACGGGCTCGTCTCCCGGTACGGGCTCATCGCCTACGCGAACTCATTAGAGCAGATCGGGCCGATCGCGGGCACCGTCGAGGAGGCGGCCGCCGCGCTCGACGTCATCGCCGGCGACGACCCGAACGACGGGACGACGCGCGACCTCGCGGACGTGGAGGGCGCCGACCCCGACGCGAGCTACGCCGCGGCCGCCGACGGCGACGTCGAGGGGATGACGATAGGCGTCCCCGCGGAGCTGTTCGAGGGCGCCGACGAGCGCGTCGTCGAGACGGTCGAGGCCGCGATCGACGACCTCGAAGCGCGGGGCGCCGAGACGACCGAAATCTCGCTCCCCTCCGTCGAGCACGCGGTCCAGGCGTACTACGTGATCGCGATGGCGGAGGCCTCCTCGAACCTCGCGCGCTTCGACGGCGTGCGGTACGGGAACCGCGCCGAGTCGGACGGCAACTGGAACGAGTCGTTCGCGGAGACCCGCGAGGAGGGGTTCGGCGCGGAGGTCAAGCGTCGGATCCTGCTCGGCACGTACGCCCTCTCGGCCGGCTACCACGACAAGTACTACGAGAAGGCCCAGGACGCCCGCGCGTGGGTTCGACAGGACTTCGAGGACGCGTTCGACGACGTCGACGTGATCGCGTCGCCGACGATGCCGGTCCTCCCCTTCGAGCTCGGCGAGAGCCTCGACGACCCGCTGCGGATGTACCTCGCGGACGCGAACACGACCCCCGTCAACCTCGCGAACCTCCCAGCGGTCTCGGTGCCCGCCGGCGAGGCCGACGGGCTCCCGGTCGGGCTCCAGCTCGTCGGGCCGAAGTTCGGCGAGGAGACGATCGTTCGCGCCGCGAGCGCGGTCGAGGGCCGATGA
- a CDS encoding DUF5797 family protein yields the protein MSLTEEERGRLADVVRLQPTKNGELRDAWEMESGSEVHGYLEEHLKEYYYRDDDSLIRATAEANDLVDVEPGIEPDAVARGAVPETIRVPELESRVVDVLAGPDERSQSVVSVLNALREAFDADPEVDAVRRALRSLERKNVVEVVYRTVPTFRLAVERDEITVEIEE from the coding sequence ATGAGCCTCACCGAGGAGGAACGCGGGCGGCTCGCGGACGTGGTCCGCCTCCAGCCGACGAAGAACGGCGAGCTCCGGGACGCCTGGGAGATGGAGAGCGGCAGCGAGGTCCACGGCTACCTGGAGGAGCACCTGAAGGAGTACTACTACCGCGACGACGACAGCCTGATCCGCGCGACGGCGGAGGCGAACGACCTCGTCGACGTCGAGCCCGGGATCGAGCCCGATGCGGTCGCGCGCGGCGCCGTCCCGGAGACGATCCGCGTCCCGGAGCTGGAGTCGCGGGTCGTGGACGTGCTCGCCGGGCCGGACGAGCGCTCGCAGTCGGTCGTCAGCGTGCTCAACGCCCTCCGCGAGGCGTTCGACGCCGACCCCGAGGTGGACGCGGTGCGGCGCGCGCTCCGCAGCCTCGAACGCAAGAACGTCGTCGAGGTCGTCTACCGCACCGTGCCGACGTTCCGGCTGGCGGTCGAGCGCGACGAGATAACGGTCGAAATCGAGGAGTAG
- the trkA gene encoding Trk system potassium transporter TrkA: MHVVVIGAGEVGTSIAASLASDHEVVVVDVDPDRAEQLKYELDVLTIAGDGTSSEIQSAAEVDRADMVIACTDDDQTNLVACGTAKTLGGGFTIARVKSTDFLRTWEGNEGAFGVDFMVCTDLLTAQNIVRVIGLPAAVDVDPFAGGLVQMAEFEIAEGSPVAGQTVSEADRFESLTFVGLFRNGEMTIPRGDTGITVGDRAVVIGSPESVQSFATDVAPETTPDRADEIVVVGGSEIGYQTARLLEEREFKPRLIEQDPDRARWLAENLPDTVVMEHDATDTEFLSREHVDEADIVVTALRSDEKNLLISVLAKRLGVDRVIAVVDSPDYVTVFEEIGIDIAINPRTVTAEEITRFTYESVAENIAVLENDQAEVLELELTEGCGLVGRPISEIVADSDVRFVIGAITRNRELVTPRGDTVLQAGDHVILLVESDSVSDIASMA, from the coding sequence ATGCACGTGGTCGTCATCGGGGCCGGCGAGGTCGGGACGAGCATCGCCGCGAGTCTCGCGTCGGACCACGAGGTCGTCGTCGTCGACGTCGACCCGGACCGAGCCGAGCAGCTCAAGTACGAACTCGACGTGCTCACCATCGCCGGCGACGGCACGTCCTCGGAGATCCAGTCGGCCGCCGAGGTCGACCGCGCGGACATGGTCATCGCGTGTACCGACGACGACCAGACGAACCTCGTCGCCTGCGGCACCGCGAAGACGCTCGGCGGCGGGTTCACGATCGCCCGCGTGAAGAGCACCGACTTCCTGCGCACGTGGGAGGGGAACGAGGGCGCGTTCGGCGTCGACTTCATGGTGTGTACGGATCTGTTGACCGCGCAGAACATCGTCCGGGTCATCGGGCTCCCGGCGGCGGTCGACGTCGACCCGTTCGCGGGCGGGCTGGTCCAGATGGCGGAGTTCGAGATCGCGGAGGGGAGCCCCGTCGCCGGACAGACCGTCTCGGAGGCGGACCGCTTCGAGTCGCTCACCTTCGTCGGCCTGTTCCGAAACGGCGAGATGACCATTCCGCGCGGGGACACCGGCATCACGGTCGGCGACCGCGCGGTGGTGATCGGCAGCCCCGAGAGCGTCCAGTCGTTCGCGACCGACGTCGCGCCGGAGACGACGCCGGACCGCGCGGACGAGATCGTCGTCGTCGGCGGCAGCGAGATCGGCTACCAGACCGCCCGGCTGCTGGAAGAGCGCGAGTTCAAGCCGCGGCTGATCGAGCAGGACCCCGACCGCGCGCGCTGGCTCGCGGAGAACCTCCCGGACACCGTCGTGATGGAACACGACGCGACCGACACGGAGTTCCTCTCGCGCGAGCACGTCGACGAGGCCGACATCGTCGTCACCGCGCTCCGGTCCGACGAGAAGAACCTCCTCATCTCCGTGCTCGCCAAGCGCCTCGGCGTCGACCGCGTGATCGCCGTCGTCGACAGCCCGGACTACGTCACCGTCTTCGAGGAGATCGGCATCGATATCGCGATCAACCCCCGCACCGTGACCGCCGAGGAGATCACGCGGTTCACCTACGAGAGCGTCGCGGAGAACATCGCGGTGCTGGAGAACGACCAGGCGGAGGTCCTCGAACTCGAACTCACCGAGGGGTGCGGGCTCGTCGGGCGACCCATCTCGGAGATCGTCGCCGACAGCGACGTGCGGTTCGTCATCGGCGCGATCACCCGGAACCGCGAACTCGTCACGCCGCGGGGCGACACCGTCCTCCAGGCCGGCGACCACGTCATCCTGCTCGTCGAGTCCGACTCGGTGAGCGACATCGCCTCGATGGCCTGA
- a CDS encoding TrkH family potassium uptake protein codes for MSGGSRIRVGWRASVGLTGDVLAALPVPLAFPLLIAVYYGESPVPFLAAIAVSLALGAAFRWTRDPAEDLGPREAFLAVALIWFLVAAVGAIPFVVAGVGTVANPVNAMFESMSGLTTTGATVLRDFSLHSRSVMMWRQVIQWLGGLGILILATAVLSEIGVGGAQLMESESQTQDVNKLTPKISRTAQLIWGIYFGLTGLAIAVYFLLGLAVDPQMDLYNAVAHAFTSVATAGFSPEPLSVGAFHPLIQWAVVPFMVIGSTSFVLIYFAINGEPMRLLKNEEFHFYLGAMGTLASVVALGLFLDPSIAYGPEATLRHAVFNVASVVTTTGYASTDYVQWAPAAKHMLFMGMFVGGMVGSTTCSIKSLRWLVALKSFKRNLYTAIHPDSVRPVRISGKPIDEGAIRDIYAYLLLSIVIFFLLAIVIVVDAERADVPVTEFEALGAAATTFLNIGPAFGDAGPYGTFATFPMSTRAVMIVLMWIGRIEIIPVLVLFTKAFWTS; via the coding sequence ATGTCCGGAGGGTCCCGCATCCGCGTCGGCTGGCGTGCGAGCGTGGGGCTCACCGGCGACGTCCTCGCCGCCCTCCCCGTCCCGCTGGCGTTCCCGCTGCTGATCGCCGTCTACTACGGCGAGTCGCCGGTCCCGTTCCTCGCGGCGATCGCGGTCTCGCTCGCGCTCGGCGCGGCGTTCCGGTGGACGCGCGACCCCGCGGAGGACCTCGGACCGCGCGAGGCGTTCCTCGCGGTCGCGCTGATCTGGTTCCTCGTCGCCGCGGTCGGCGCGATCCCGTTCGTCGTGGCGGGTGTCGGCACGGTCGCGAACCCGGTGAACGCTATGTTCGAGTCGATGAGCGGGCTGACGACGACCGGCGCGACCGTCCTCCGAGACTTCTCGCTCCACTCTCGCTCGGTCATGATGTGGCGGCAGGTGATCCAGTGGCTCGGCGGGCTCGGCATCCTGATTCTGGCGACCGCGGTCCTCTCCGAGATCGGGGTCGGTGGGGCACAGCTGATGGAGTCGGAGTCGCAGACCCAGGACGTCAACAAGCTCACGCCGAAGATCTCGCGGACGGCGCAGCTGATCTGGGGGATCTACTTCGGCCTCACGGGGCTCGCGATAGCTGTCTACTTCCTGCTCGGGCTCGCGGTCGACCCGCAGATGGACCTGTACAACGCCGTCGCACACGCGTTCACGTCGGTCGCGACCGCCGGGTTCTCGCCGGAGCCGCTCTCGGTCGGCGCGTTCCACCCGCTGATCCAGTGGGCGGTCGTCCCGTTCATGGTGATCGGCTCGACCAGCTTCGTGCTCATCTACTTCGCCATTAACGGCGAGCCGATGCGCCTCCTGAAGAACGAGGAGTTCCACTTCTACCTCGGCGCGATGGGGACGCTCGCGTCGGTCGTCGCGCTCGGCCTCTTCCTCGATCCGAGCATCGCCTACGGTCCCGAGGCGACCCTCCGGCACGCCGTCTTCAACGTCGCGTCGGTCGTGACGACGACGGGGTACGCCAGCACCGACTACGTACAGTGGGCGCCCGCGGCGAAACACATGCTGTTCATGGGGATGTTCGTCGGCGGGATGGTCGGGTCGACCACCTGCTCGATCAAGTCGTTGCGGTGGCTGGTCGCGCTGAAGTCGTTCAAGCGGAACCTCTACACCGCAATTCACCCGGACTCCGTGCGACCGGTCCGGATCTCGGGGAAGCCGATCGACGAGGGCGCGATCCGCGATATCTACGCGTACCTCCTCCTCAGCATCGTGATATTCTTTCTGCTCGCCATCGTCATCGTCGTCGACGCCGAACGGGCGGACGTCCCGGTCACCGAGTTCGAGGCGCTCGGCGCCGCGGCGACGACGTTCCTCAACATCGGCCCCGCGTTCGGCGACGCCGGGCCGTACGGGACGTTCGCGACGTTCCCGATGAGCACGCGGGCAGTGATGATCGTCTTAATGTGGATCGGTCGGATCGAGATCATCCCCGTTCTCGTGCTGTTCACGAAGGCGTTCTGGACCTCCTGA
- a CDS encoding DUF5788 family protein, translated as MTDAEREALLDRVNSQGATIGASVPDEVEIHGEAVDLSAFIVETRKVDTVPPALDRKVTAARDALRSERERRVERLEAEPIDPETAETLAEEVIGIDRALNALEGIRHPGFADEHHADTLAGHERWLAFVDQVR; from the coding sequence ATCACCGACGCGGAGCGGGAGGCCCTCCTCGACCGCGTGAACAGCCAGGGCGCGACGATCGGTGCGAGCGTCCCCGACGAGGTTGAGATCCACGGCGAGGCGGTCGACCTCTCCGCGTTCATCGTCGAGACCCGGAAGGTCGACACCGTTCCGCCCGCGCTCGACCGGAAGGTAACGGCGGCGCGCGACGCCCTCCGGAGCGAGCGGGAGCGCCGCGTCGAACGGCTGGAGGCCGAACCGATCGACCCGGAAACGGCGGAGACCCTCGCCGAGGAGGTGATCGGCATCGACCGCGCGCTCAACGCCTTAGAGGGGATCCGGCACCCGGGGTTCGCCGACGAACACCACGCCGACACGCTGGCGGGCCACGAGCGCTGGCTCGCGTTCGTCGACCAGGTGCGGTGA
- a CDS encoding SHOCT domain-containing protein, with amino-acid sequence MADDETLRERFRRNASGIAAMVVTGTWLAALLLNAEWWLPFMLFGYIVIVPIVSMLFDEEESESVYVESDSGSVRVERGEAAERDEATGDTTDALERLRTRYANGDLTDEQFERKLDRLLETETPEDAAEWAERNRSADRERDAERER; translated from the coding sequence ATGGCCGACGACGAGACCCTCCGCGAGCGCTTCCGCCGCAACGCGAGCGGCATCGCCGCCATGGTGGTGACCGGGACGTGGCTGGCGGCGCTGCTCCTCAACGCTGAGTGGTGGCTCCCGTTCATGCTGTTCGGGTACATCGTGATCGTCCCGATCGTCTCGATGCTGTTCGACGAGGAGGAGTCCGAGTCGGTGTACGTCGAGTCCGACTCCGGGTCGGTCCGGGTCGAGCGGGGAGAGGCGGCGGAGCGCGACGAGGCGACCGGCGACACCACGGACGCCTTAGAGCGGCTGCGGACCCGGTACGCGAACGGCGACCTCACGGACGAGCAGTTCGAGCGCAAGCTTGACCGGCTGCTGGAGACCGAGACGCCGGAGGACGCCGCGGAGTGGGCCGAGCGCAACCGGTCCGCAGACCGGGAGCGCGACGCCGAGCGCGAGCGGTGA
- the gatC gene encoding Asp-tRNA(Asn)/Glu-tRNA(Gln) amidotransferase subunit GatC, whose amino-acid sequence MSDTAASDDGEDEPAVDAEEVRHVADLARVRLADDEVDEFAAQFGDILEYFEALDEVPETEREEELVNVMRPDEIEAGLSQEEALANAEETEDGFFVGPKVS is encoded by the coding sequence ATGAGCGACACCGCAGCGTCGGACGACGGCGAGGACGAGCCCGCCGTCGACGCCGAGGAGGTCAGACACGTCGCCGACCTCGCGCGGGTGCGGCTCGCCGACGACGAGGTCGACGAGTTCGCGGCGCAGTTCGGCGACATCTTGGAGTACTTCGAGGCGCTCGACGAGGTCCCCGAGACCGAGCGCGAGGAGGAACTGGTCAACGTGATGCGCCCGGACGAGATCGAGGCGGGGCTCTCGCAGGAGGAGGCGCTCGCGAACGCCGAGGAGACCGAGGACGGCTTCTTCGTCGGGCCGAAGGTGTCGTAG
- a CDS encoding RNA-guided endonuclease TnpB family protein, with amino-acid sequence MKRTNTFAVRPLSEDGERLLRDLLDASAALWNEVNYQRLMRYNDEEGFEGDVWGADTGHLEGKYKGVLGASTAQQVIRTNSEAWRAFFRLKEQYHDASNTSVTSHPEPPGFRGNEDDGRQLKTVIRNTSYTAEWGERSRLEILVGSELKDRYDHTGRFRLEIAGDPNWPYYEKQGRLDLWYDETDNTFRASQPVTVSDETRATPLAGETAALDIGANNLVACTTTTGEQYLYEGRDLFARFRETTQEIARLQAKLEAGRHSSKRIRRLYRKRTRRRDHAQAALCRNVIERLYAEGVDTVYIGDLTSVLETHWSVEANAKTHNFWAFRKFVDRLACTAEEYGISVEMRSEAWTSQECPQCGSTERTTRHQETLTCPCGFEGHADLTASKTFLERQTEQEVRPMARPVRFEWDDHDWSGTPHPHDSPKEARTDRSTVDRDGKIASGEMA; translated from the coding sequence GTGAAGCGTACCAACACGTTCGCAGTACGTCCGCTTTCCGAGGACGGAGAGCGGCTGCTGCGAGACCTGTTGGACGCTTCCGCTGCTCTCTGGAACGAAGTCAATTATCAGCGCCTCATGCGGTACAACGACGAAGAGGGGTTCGAAGGCGACGTGTGGGGCGCCGATACGGGCCACCTTGAGGGCAAGTACAAAGGCGTTCTCGGTGCGTCCACCGCCCAACAGGTAATCCGGACGAACAGCGAAGCGTGGCGAGCGTTTTTCCGTCTGAAAGAGCAGTACCACGACGCCTCGAACACCTCCGTCACGAGCCACCCCGAACCGCCGGGATTCCGTGGCAACGAGGACGACGGTCGTCAACTCAAGACCGTCATTCGCAACACGTCGTACACCGCCGAATGGGGCGAGCGCTCCCGACTGGAGATACTGGTTGGGAGCGAATTGAAAGACAGATACGACCACACCGGCCGTTTTCGGCTCGAGATCGCTGGCGACCCCAATTGGCCCTACTACGAGAAACAGGGCCGGTTGGACCTGTGGTATGACGAGACCGACAACACCTTCCGAGCTTCGCAGCCCGTGACTGTTTCTGACGAGACACGGGCGACTCCACTGGCTGGTGAAACGGCCGCTCTGGATATCGGTGCGAACAATCTCGTCGCCTGTACCACGACGACCGGCGAACAGTATCTCTACGAGGGTCGCGACCTATTCGCTCGCTTCCGCGAGACGACACAAGAAATCGCCCGGTTACAGGCTAAACTCGAAGCAGGTCGACACAGCAGCAAGCGCATCCGTCGGCTGTATCGCAAACGCACTCGGCGCCGCGATCACGCGCAAGCAGCGCTGTGTCGCAACGTGATCGAACGGCTGTACGCCGAGGGTGTCGACACAGTGTATATCGGTGACCTGACCAGCGTGCTAGAGACGCACTGGTCGGTCGAGGCGAACGCTAAGACGCACAATTTCTGGGCGTTCAGGAAATTCGTGGACCGACTTGCTTGTACCGCCGAAGAGTACGGGATCTCGGTGGAGATGCGGTCGGAAGCGTGGACGAGTCAGGAGTGCCCGCAGTGTGGGTCGACGGAGCGAACCACACGACATCAGGAGACGCTGACGTGTCCGTGCGGGTTCGAGGGACACGCGGATCTCACGGCGTCAAAGACGTTCCTCGAGCGGCAGACGGAGCAAGAAGTCAGGCCGATGGCACGGCCCGTGCGATTCGAGTGGGACGACCACGACTGGTCGGGGACACCACACCCTCACGACAGTCCCAAAGAAGCGCGCACAGACCGGAGTACCGTCGACAGAGACGGGAAAATTGCCTCCGGGGAGATGGCATAG